From a region of the Pyxidicoccus xibeiensis genome:
- a CDS encoding carbonic anhydrase gives MSPHRNVSVRALRGALLSSLFLASSAFADGTLATPNTATTLSVEPHYGYADTVSPEHWGELPGDAMCATGQQQSPIALVTANAVQQPTAVPAFHYHTSHVHMANTGHTVEFAYDVGSTVTLGANEYKLKQFHFHTPSEHTKNGVQYPLELHLVHTDVNGNAALVVGVLIQTGATNAALFNAFQHLPKHQGEASAPVGALINASALLPHNKSFFHYAGSLTTPPCSEGLKWYVMKHPIEMSDAQIAAYQRLAHLNPGNRPVQPLHGRTVTLHTSH, from the coding sequence ATGTCCCCGCATCGAAACGTCTCGGTCCGCGCTCTTCGGGGCGCGCTGCTGTCATCCCTCTTCCTCGCCTCCAGTGCCTTCGCTGACGGCACGCTGGCGACGCCGAACACCGCCACCACGCTCAGCGTGGAGCCCCACTATGGCTACGCGGACACCGTCAGCCCCGAGCACTGGGGTGAGCTCCCGGGCGACGCGATGTGCGCGACGGGCCAGCAGCAGTCGCCCATCGCGCTGGTGACGGCGAACGCCGTGCAGCAGCCCACGGCCGTCCCCGCCTTCCACTACCACACCAGCCACGTGCACATGGCCAACACCGGCCACACGGTGGAGTTCGCCTACGACGTCGGCAGCACCGTCACGCTGGGCGCCAACGAGTACAAGCTCAAGCAGTTCCACTTCCACACGCCCAGCGAGCACACGAAGAACGGCGTGCAGTACCCGCTCGAGCTGCACCTGGTGCACACCGACGTCAATGGCAACGCGGCCCTCGTCGTGGGTGTCCTCATCCAGACGGGTGCGACGAACGCGGCGCTCTTCAACGCCTTCCAGCACCTGCCCAAGCACCAGGGCGAGGCGAGCGCGCCGGTGGGAGCGCTCATCAACGCGAGCGCGCTGCTGCCCCACAACAAGTCGTTCTTCCACTACGCGGGCTCACTCACCACGCCCCCCTGCAGCGAAGGGCTGAAGTGGTACGTGATGAAGCACCCCATCGAGATGTCCGACGCGCAGATTGCCGCGTACCAGCGGCTGGCGCACCTCAACCCGGGCAACCGCCCCGTGCAGCCGCTGCACGGCCGCACCGTCACGCTGCACACCTCGCACTGA
- a CDS encoding THUMP domain-containing class I SAM-dependent RNA methyltransferase has protein sequence MTSPPPKVEQLYVSTLPGLELALEAEASALGWKPRRAEGGVELEGPAGLHQEANLRLRTASRVLLRVGTFRAGDSDTLAEHLGAMDLSRLWDGRTPPKLSVSLHRSRVPGADVVFSAAAYAWGLPSVEQAGALEEEGSGPGLTLLVRVEGDVFTVSADTSGEPLHRRGYRQEVSRAPLRETLAAGILRLAGYDGAEPLVDPMCGSGTFLIEGAWMSMNRAPGLTRAFAFESFPGFDAEAWARRKAQAEADALPAPRAVIHGHDINAGSLGTARRNARRAGVTLALERKDVRTLTAPSPGPGLVVANPPYGKRVGEAEDLPGLYRALGATLRRGFAGWRAAVILPDDTALVKALDLPGARSLPVRNGGLRCRLLLTDAASTS, from the coding sequence GTGACGAGCCCCCCTCCGAAGGTCGAACAGCTCTACGTGTCCACCCTGCCCGGGCTGGAGCTCGCGCTGGAGGCAGAAGCGTCCGCGCTGGGCTGGAAGCCGCGCCGCGCAGAGGGCGGCGTGGAGCTGGAAGGCCCGGCGGGGCTGCACCAGGAGGCCAACCTACGCCTGCGTACCGCCAGCCGCGTGCTGCTGCGCGTGGGCACCTTCCGCGCGGGAGACTCGGACACGCTGGCCGAGCACCTGGGCGCGATGGACTTGTCGCGCCTCTGGGATGGGCGCACGCCGCCGAAGCTGTCGGTGAGCCTGCACCGCTCGCGGGTGCCGGGCGCGGACGTGGTGTTCTCCGCGGCGGCCTATGCGTGGGGCCTTCCCTCGGTGGAGCAGGCCGGGGCGCTCGAGGAAGAGGGCAGCGGCCCGGGCCTCACGTTGCTGGTGCGCGTGGAGGGGGACGTCTTCACCGTGAGTGCCGACACCAGCGGCGAGCCCCTGCACCGGCGCGGCTACCGACAGGAGGTGAGCCGCGCGCCCCTGCGCGAGACGCTGGCGGCCGGCATCCTCCGGCTGGCGGGGTACGACGGCGCGGAGCCCCTGGTGGACCCGATGTGCGGCTCGGGCACATTCCTCATCGAGGGGGCGTGGATGTCCATGAACCGGGCGCCGGGGCTGACGCGCGCCTTCGCTTTCGAGTCTTTCCCCGGCTTCGACGCGGAGGCCTGGGCCCGGCGCAAGGCACAGGCCGAGGCCGACGCCCTCCCCGCGCCCCGGGCGGTGATTCATGGCCATGACATCAACGCGGGCTCGCTGGGCACGGCGCGGCGCAATGCCCGGCGTGCCGGGGTGACGCTCGCGCTGGAGCGCAAGGACGTGCGCACGCTGACGGCGCCCTCCCCCGGCCCCGGGCTGGTGGTGGCCAATCCGCCCTATGGCAAGCGCGTGGGAGAGGCCGAGGACCTGCCTGGCCTCTACCGCGCGCTGGGCGCCACGCTGCGCCGCGGTTTCGCGGGCTGGCGCGCGGCCGTCATCCTCCCGGACGACACGGCGCTGGTGAAGGCGTTGGACCTGCCCGGCGCCAGGAGCCTCCCCGTGCGCAACGGAGGGCTCCGGTGCCGGCTGCTGCTCACGGACGCCGCCAGCACTTCGTAG
- a CDS encoding DUF2381 family protein, with product MWRPLPHWLVVLFLLVAFTASARERESAAVRTLLISDHPAQEAHRVSVSGQVATVLRFDQACDAARTRLLGWEGRFEPPAVMGKLVVVVPLRDLAEDERVPLLVTLADGTEFPFLLGPPREGQRVDQQVNVFKDRKSYNAVLSSLYDALGRERILVKENERFRKEETSPDHALAALLASGAVTQTPFRPIRTWLFKEDDADIHIVAYSGRLKAAVLVTLRNHDPKRPWRLKEARLMTTPGGETRTVAIRATHSSIPPREEGRLAFIVDKEAFVDAGKPTQLALELVRHDGLRQALVVLDPRLARE from the coding sequence ATGTGGCGTCCCCTCCCTCATTGGCTCGTCGTGCTGTTCCTCCTGGTCGCCTTCACGGCGTCAGCACGGGAACGCGAGTCCGCCGCCGTCAGGACCCTCCTCATCTCCGACCATCCGGCACAGGAGGCACATCGGGTCTCCGTGAGCGGGCAGGTCGCCACGGTCCTCAGGTTCGATCAGGCCTGCGACGCCGCACGGACCCGACTCCTGGGCTGGGAAGGCCGGTTCGAGCCTCCCGCCGTCATGGGAAAGCTCGTGGTGGTCGTGCCGCTGCGCGACCTCGCGGAAGACGAGCGAGTCCCATTGCTCGTCACACTCGCGGACGGGACGGAGTTCCCGTTCCTGTTGGGGCCGCCACGTGAAGGCCAACGCGTGGACCAGCAGGTGAACGTGTTCAAGGACCGCAAGAGCTACAATGCGGTGCTCTCGTCGCTGTACGACGCGCTCGGTCGAGAGCGAATCCTGGTGAAAGAGAACGAGCGCTTTCGGAAGGAGGAGACATCACCCGACCACGCCCTGGCCGCACTGCTGGCCTCGGGCGCCGTGACGCAGACCCCGTTCCGTCCAATTCGAACCTGGCTGTTCAAGGAGGACGACGCTGACATCCACATCGTTGCCTACTCTGGCAGGTTGAAGGCTGCGGTCCTCGTCACCCTCCGGAATCACGACCCCAAGCGCCCCTGGCGCTTGAAGGAAGCCCGCCTCATGACCACGCCAGGAGGCGAGACGCGCACCGTCGCCATCCGGGCGACCCACTCCTCGATTCCACCCCGTGAGGAAGGTCGGCTCGCCTTCATCGTAGACAAGGAAGCGTTCGTGGACGCGGGGAAGCCCACGCAACTGGCGCTGGAGCTCGTCCGTCACGACGGTCTGCGGCAGGCCCTCGTCGTGCTGGATCCCCGGCTCGCGCGAGAGTAG
- a CDS encoding serine/threonine protein kinase, whose product MTDSRFTHLCFAVLLATSAGCTATGPGGVALRPDGTPGSEKCPEEALKAMRYLRARVGDGASVELDANQDDARPITLYDGLVESVLFGELGTLGTGTRLYGRVWTGGPQVVIRYYEAHPLDGDKVPICAVARLSKGQLRKLHESKPGMALLEFSTAGVFIVDEFR is encoded by the coding sequence ATGACGGATTCGAGATTCACCCACCTGTGCTTCGCGGTCCTGCTTGCGACGTCCGCCGGCTGCACTGCGACTGGCCCGGGTGGAGTGGCCCTCCGACCCGATGGGACACCTGGCTCCGAGAAGTGTCCGGAAGAAGCCCTCAAGGCGATGCGCTACCTGCGCGCGCGGGTCGGCGACGGTGCATCTGTCGAGCTCGACGCGAACCAGGACGACGCCCGTCCCATCACTCTCTATGACGGCCTCGTCGAGAGCGTTCTGTTTGGCGAGCTCGGGACGCTCGGGACCGGCACCCGGCTCTATGGGCGGGTCTGGACGGGAGGTCCGCAGGTCGTCATCCGTTACTACGAGGCCCATCCGCTTGACGGAGACAAGGTCCCCATCTGCGCGGTGGCGAGATTGTCCAAGGGGCAGCTCAGGAAGCTGCATGAGTCGAAGCCCGGCATGGCCCTCCTCGAGTTCTCCACCGCAGGGGTATTCATCGTGGACGAGTTCCGGTGA
- a CDS encoding DNA-3-methyladenine glycosylase I, whose translation MSPKQKGPSVAKAARDEAQQPAVVAGLVTGVDGVCRCAWAGSAPDYVAYHDTEWGRPVSDDHRLFEKLCLEGFQSGLSWLTILRKRAAFREAFLGFDFTRLTRFTARDVERLLGNAGIVRHRGKIESVVNNARRACELVEEQGSLAAFLWRFEPAASSRPRHLSWEVLRAMPTTPESTALSRELRRRGWSFVGPTTAYAFMQSMGMVNDHVEGCGLRRESERLRKAFVRPGHRAG comes from the coding sequence ATGTCACCCAAGCAGAAGGGCCCGTCCGTGGCGAAGGCAGCCCGTGACGAGGCGCAGCAGCCGGCGGTGGTGGCCGGACTGGTCACCGGAGTGGATGGAGTGTGCCGGTGCGCGTGGGCCGGGAGTGCCCCGGACTACGTGGCGTACCACGACACCGAGTGGGGCCGGCCCGTCTCGGACGACCATCGCCTGTTCGAGAAGCTCTGCCTCGAGGGCTTCCAGTCGGGCCTGAGCTGGCTGACCATCCTGCGCAAGCGGGCGGCCTTCCGCGAGGCCTTCCTCGGCTTCGACTTCACCCGGCTGACGCGCTTCACCGCGCGCGACGTGGAGCGGCTGCTGGGCAACGCGGGCATCGTCCGGCACCGGGGTAAAATCGAGTCCGTGGTGAACAACGCCCGCCGCGCGTGCGAGCTGGTGGAGGAGCAGGGCTCGCTCGCGGCCTTCCTCTGGCGCTTCGAGCCCGCGGCCTCCAGCCGCCCCCGTCACCTCTCCTGGGAGGTGCTGCGCGCCATGCCCACGACGCCCGAGTCGACCGCGCTCTCACGCGAGCTGCGCCGGCGCGGGTGGTCGTTCGTGGGCCCCACCACCGCGTATGCCTTCATGCAGTCAATGGGGATGGTGAACGACCACGTGGAGGGCTGCGGCCTCCGGCGCGAGTCGGAGCGGCTGCGCAAGGCCTTCGTCCGGCCCGGCCACCGCGCCGGGTGA
- a CDS encoding RluA family pseudouridine synthase: METWVIPFEPQPAPHEVDGAFPSPFEESGPHALARRAAERMQEELRAGLIAPGLPTSLLEGAEGGKMFGVLVVQASDGRFGYLRSFSGMLAGRWDVPGFVPPIFDRETRARLEPEGEAVVKALHARAEALRTSPELAALRADDEAREARHSAQRAELRARHEAKRRQRHVRREELTASAALPETTRREALHALDQESRGDKAEWRRLEAAQEQERQAIAPKRARMERRLRALERLRRIVSRALMKRLHDTYTVPNARGERRPLRALYPAGAPPSGAADCAGPKLLARAFAYGLRPVALAEFWWGAPPLAGGRASGAFYAACKDKCGPLLPFMLEGLQVSAHRAFAPPVQVSTGLSIVHEDAWLVVVEKPCGLLSVPGKDTSVTDSLLARLRARFPRATGPLLAHRLDLDTSGLVVAALDSSTYAALQRQFAERQVHKRYVAWVQGHVRGEHGTIDFPMRVDLDDRPRQIHDPVHGKPAVTEWRVLERGEGRTRVAFFPLTGRTHQLRVHAAHPLGLGAPIVGDRLYGHPAERMLLHAELISFEHPGTGQRVTFEQPAPF, translated from the coding sequence GTGGAGACCTGGGTCATCCCCTTCGAGCCGCAGCCGGCCCCCCATGAGGTCGACGGGGCGTTTCCGAGCCCCTTCGAGGAGTCGGGCCCCCACGCCCTGGCGCGCCGGGCCGCGGAGCGGATGCAGGAGGAGCTCCGGGCAGGACTCATCGCTCCCGGACTCCCCACCTCGCTGCTCGAAGGCGCCGAGGGCGGGAAGATGTTCGGCGTGCTCGTCGTCCAGGCCTCCGACGGGCGCTTCGGTTACCTGCGCTCCTTCTCCGGCATGCTGGCGGGGCGCTGGGACGTGCCGGGCTTCGTTCCACCGATTTTCGACCGCGAGACGCGAGCCAGGCTGGAGCCCGAGGGCGAGGCCGTGGTGAAGGCGCTGCACGCGCGCGCTGAGGCCCTGCGGACCTCGCCCGAGCTCGCCGCGCTTCGCGCCGACGATGAAGCACGGGAGGCGCGGCACTCGGCGCAGCGCGCGGAGCTGCGCGCCCGTCACGAGGCGAAGCGCCGGCAGCGCCATGTCCGGAGGGAGGAGCTCACGGCGTCGGCGGCACTTCCGGAAACCACGAGGCGCGAGGCCCTCCACGCGCTGGACCAGGAGAGCCGGGGCGACAAGGCGGAGTGGCGGCGGCTGGAGGCTGCCCAGGAGCAGGAGCGCCAGGCCATCGCTCCGAAGCGGGCGCGCATGGAGCGGCGACTCCGGGCCCTGGAGCGGCTGAGGCGCATCGTCTCCCGTGCGCTCATGAAGCGCCTGCACGACACGTACACGGTGCCGAACGCGCGGGGCGAGCGCCGCCCCCTGCGGGCCCTCTATCCCGCTGGCGCCCCGCCCTCCGGCGCCGCCGACTGCGCGGGCCCCAAGCTCCTCGCCCGGGCCTTCGCGTACGGGCTGAGGCCGGTGGCGCTCGCCGAGTTCTGGTGGGGCGCTCCGCCGCTCGCGGGAGGACGCGCGTCCGGGGCGTTCTACGCCGCCTGCAAGGACAAGTGCGGTCCCCTGCTGCCCTTCATGCTGGAGGGGCTCCAGGTCTCCGCGCACCGGGCCTTCGCGCCCCCGGTGCAGGTGTCCACCGGGCTGTCCATCGTCCACGAGGATGCGTGGCTCGTCGTGGTGGAGAAGCCGTGTGGCCTGCTCTCCGTGCCCGGGAAGGACACCTCGGTGACGGACTCCCTGCTGGCCCGGCTGCGCGCGCGCTTTCCGCGGGCCACGGGTCCGCTGCTCGCGCACCGGCTGGACCTGGACACGTCCGGGCTGGTCGTCGCGGCGCTGGACTCGAGCACCTACGCGGCCCTGCAGCGACAGTTCGCCGAGCGTCAGGTCCACAAGCGCTACGTGGCCTGGGTCCAGGGGCACGTCCGGGGCGAGCACGGCACCATCGACTTCCCCATGCGCGTGGACCTCGACGACCGGCCCCGCCAGATTCACGACCCCGTGCACGGCAAGCCCGCGGTGACGGAGTGGCGCGTCCTGGAGCGCGGCGAAGGCCGCACGCGGGTGGCCTTCTTCCCCCTCACGGGACGCACGCACCAGCTGCGCGTCCACGCCGCCCATCCCCTGGGGCTCGGCGCGCCCATCGTCGGAGACCGCCTCTACGGACACCCCGCTGAGCGAATGCTCCTGCACGCGGAGCTCATCTCTTTTGAGCACCCAGGAACAGGCCAGCGCGTCACGTTCGAGCAACCCGCACCGTTCTGA
- a CDS encoding methyl-accepting chemotaxis protein: MGLSRVLVSNLIRRPTPSRNTPSGRVSRLAALGSALLFVLALAPAAHAEPSRATVPALEGWRYRWGDSPLGPDGMPTWAKGAKATEGWQAMEALKEPPGRGKNTLLWVSIPVPAGTWLEPALFLGNVATAFEVYADGQRIYASGKLNPAGKESMEGMSWHLVPLPLSSVDRQVLLRIQGSGPAIGVTRGARVGARHELRAEATRKGLAPFVMGALLVAIGVLTLGAALLRRQRRLLVPLAVFALGSGVMQFGASGLFLALWDKPSLSGVFTLLGSHCLLPSLAWFISDTTREGELRWFRRFAAVVCVPAVLQCVLVLMDLSAAYQVMMSLLGYTLPSLLLCFGVATVLAWRGDPDARIFVTGLAILFFLIMLSTLPLLGLAETIDSQVHWGFLALTGSLVGIVARRSSVVMRSLAVHGQQLDARRKEVHQLAQRMGSGADELAAVVQQLRTTSEEQTAGISRQATALQQLEQTVQEIRQGSQVTAEKARLLAESAETAEQVGREGGAALERTLVDLAAIRTEVSEMAARILTLDGRTREVSGIVDDVKTLADQSNMLAINAAIEAVRNGDSGKGFGVVAREMRSLADQSIRATQRIRDVLDGVSASMRDTAKLSEQGEQRVQVSLNAVRDSGAQLQKLSSLVSDTGGNVRQISAAVAQQDVGTYQIAQAIQELSRQMQRTLKVVEETQTVTRSVQTLAESMSGVASKALQSGMLDDLRRATA, from the coding sequence ATGGGTCTCTCCCGCGTCCTCGTTTCCAACCTCATCCGCAGGCCCACTCCCTCCAGGAACACCCCGTCGGGCCGCGTCTCACGGCTCGCGGCGCTGGGCTCCGCGCTGCTCTTCGTCCTCGCACTGGCGCCCGCCGCGCATGCGGAGCCGAGCCGGGCCACGGTGCCCGCGCTCGAGGGGTGGCGCTACCGCTGGGGTGACTCCCCCCTCGGTCCCGACGGCATGCCCACGTGGGCGAAGGGCGCGAAGGCGACGGAGGGCTGGCAGGCCATGGAGGCGCTCAAGGAGCCGCCGGGCCGCGGGAAGAACACGCTGCTCTGGGTGAGCATCCCCGTGCCCGCGGGCACATGGCTGGAGCCCGCTCTCTTCCTGGGCAACGTCGCCACCGCCTTCGAGGTGTACGCCGACGGCCAGCGCATCTACGCGAGCGGGAAGCTGAATCCCGCTGGCAAGGAGTCGATGGAAGGCATGAGCTGGCACCTGGTGCCGCTGCCGCTCTCGTCCGTGGACCGGCAGGTGCTGCTGCGCATCCAGGGGAGCGGGCCCGCCATCGGCGTCACGCGCGGGGCGCGGGTGGGCGCTCGCCATGAGCTGCGCGCGGAGGCGACGCGCAAGGGCCTGGCGCCCTTCGTCATGGGGGCGCTGCTGGTGGCCATCGGCGTGTTGACCCTGGGCGCGGCCCTCCTGCGCCGCCAGCGGCGGCTGCTCGTGCCGCTGGCCGTCTTCGCCCTGGGCTCGGGCGTGATGCAGTTTGGCGCCAGCGGGCTGTTCCTGGCGCTCTGGGACAAGCCCTCCCTCAGCGGCGTCTTCACGCTGCTGGGCTCGCATTGCCTCCTGCCCAGCCTGGCGTGGTTCATCTCGGATACCACCCGAGAGGGGGAGCTGCGCTGGTTCCGCCGGTTCGCGGCCGTGGTCTGCGTTCCGGCCGTCCTCCAGTGCGTCCTCGTGCTCATGGACCTGAGCGCCGCCTATCAGGTGATGATGTCCCTGCTCGGCTACACGCTCCCCTCGCTGCTGCTCTGCTTCGGCGTCGCGACCGTCCTGGCGTGGCGGGGGGACCCGGACGCCCGCATCTTCGTCACCGGGCTCGCCATCCTCTTCTTCCTCATCATGCTCAGCACGCTCCCCCTGCTCGGCCTGGCGGAGACCATCGACAGCCAGGTCCACTGGGGCTTCCTGGCCCTCACGGGGTCGCTGGTGGGCATCGTCGCGCGCCGCTCCTCGGTGGTGATGCGCTCGCTGGCGGTGCACGGCCAGCAGCTCGACGCGCGGCGCAAGGAGGTGCACCAGCTGGCCCAGCGCATGGGCAGCGGCGCCGATGAGCTCGCCGCCGTGGTGCAGCAGCTGCGCACCACCAGCGAGGAGCAGACCGCCGGCATCAGCCGCCAGGCGACGGCGCTCCAGCAGCTGGAGCAGACCGTGCAGGAAATCCGTCAGGGCTCCCAGGTGACGGCCGAAAAGGCCCGGCTGCTCGCGGAGTCCGCGGAGACGGCCGAGCAGGTGGGCCGCGAGGGCGGCGCGGCCCTGGAACGCACGCTGGTGGACCTCGCGGCCATCCGCACCGAGGTATCGGAGATGGCCGCGCGCATCCTCACGCTCGACGGGCGCACCCGCGAGGTGTCCGGCATCGTCGACGACGTGAAGACGCTGGCGGACCAGTCCAACATGCTGGCCATCAACGCCGCCATCGAGGCGGTGCGCAACGGCGACAGCGGCAAGGGCTTCGGCGTGGTGGCGCGCGAGATGCGCAGCCTGGCGGACCAGTCCATCCGGGCCACCCAGCGCATCCGCGACGTGCTGGACGGCGTGAGCGCCAGCATGCGTGACACGGCGAAGCTGAGCGAGCAGGGCGAGCAGCGGGTCCAGGTGAGCCTGAACGCGGTGCGCGACTCCGGTGCCCAGCTGCAGAAGCTGTCCAGCCTCGTCAGCGACACCGGCGGCAACGTCCGGCAGATCTCCGCCGCGGTGGCCCAGCAGGACGTGGGCACCTACCAGATTGCCCAGGCCATCCAGGAGCTGTCCAGGCAGATGCAGCGCACGCTGAAGGTCGTCGAGGAGACGCAGACCGTCACCCGCTCCGTCCAGACGCTGGCGGAGAGCATGTCGGGCGTCGCCAGCAAGGCGCTCCAGTCCGGCATGCTGGACGACCTGAGGCGCGCGACCGCGTAG
- a CDS encoding lysophospholipid acyltransferase family protein, with the protein MLRILFYLMAKLPEGARRHVVRALMDTVWDVLAEEEVEGRDNIPDEPCLFIANHLSNADGFTLDRAFRPRKVIFLAGVKLQGTTMTRLASEVMDTIAIKPNSADIEAMRRAVETLKGGDSVLIFPEGARSRTGELLQAKKGVSLIAKRAGVPVVPVALRGTEKLMPINDQDMGGERLYRARVLVRFGKPFRVEDLEAEAAGAQDARQGLVDAMMRRVAELLPPEYRGVYADAPLQAAPGPRSQRRGLEPEQPSAPAP; encoded by the coding sequence GTGCTGCGCATCCTCTTCTATCTGATGGCCAAGCTTCCGGAGGGCGCCCGCCGCCACGTGGTGCGCGCGCTGATGGACACGGTGTGGGACGTGCTGGCGGAGGAGGAGGTGGAGGGCCGGGACAACATTCCGGACGAGCCCTGCCTCTTCATCGCCAACCACCTGTCCAACGCGGACGGCTTCACGCTGGACCGGGCCTTCCGTCCCAGGAAGGTCATCTTCCTGGCGGGCGTGAAGCTGCAGGGCACGACGATGACACGGCTGGCGTCGGAGGTGATGGACACCATCGCCATCAAGCCCAACTCGGCGGACATCGAGGCCATGCGGCGGGCGGTGGAGACGCTCAAGGGTGGCGACTCGGTGCTCATCTTCCCGGAGGGCGCGCGCAGCCGCACGGGCGAGCTGCTGCAGGCGAAGAAGGGCGTGTCGCTGATTGCCAAGCGCGCGGGCGTGCCCGTGGTGCCGGTGGCGCTGCGGGGCACGGAGAAGCTGATGCCCATCAACGACCAGGACATGGGTGGGGAGCGGCTGTACCGCGCCCGCGTCCTGGTGCGCTTCGGCAAGCCGTTCCGCGTGGAGGACCTGGAGGCGGAGGCGGCCGGGGCGCAGGACGCGCGCCAGGGGCTGGTGGACGCGATGATGCGCCGGGTGGCGGAGCTGCTGCCGCCCGAGTACCGCGGCGTCTACGCGGACGCCCCGCTCCAGGCGGCCCCGGGCCCGCGTAGCCAGCGGCGGGGACTGGAGCCCGAGCAGCCCTCCGCGCCCGCGCCGTGA